The following proteins are co-located in the Chryseobacterium daecheongense genome:
- a CDS encoding lantibiotic dehydratase family protein, translating into MPQFPYSFFDQYVVRTPHYSNKEFLENSSKRFFSDEELIEICKRPSFQESIYLASPNLYEEINQWLDSGKKLAPKKQDKLKSTVIKYYGRMSTRCTPFGLFSGIGLGEFKHTVKKHDGGTKIRQTNLDMYFLVALADYLVNVPEIKSKLLFFPNNSIHIIGNKIRFIEYEFRNGKRDYIISSAPLSDELKKVLYYVKEGRTIIEIAEILIEEDITITEAIGFVEELIENQVLISEIDPNVSGNDFLDELISVLDKIGAKVEIGVLTSIKDKLSGLDDCFGNHIGVYSEIENLIKSFGIEYENKYLFQTDMYFSDQFALPVFWKKELKETISFLNKISLKNNDTNFDRFKKAFYNRFESEEIPLLYALDTEIGIGYLQNASAKGVHPYLDDLVIPEEKRKSELNAKFNPVQVILNKKVQESILTNSYAIKLSDQDFEGFDENWGDLPDTISFMAEIIVAEDQEKLYISSSGGASAANLLGRFCSEKSDIKNLTKAIAEKESELNKNVIHAEIIHLPEARIGNVIRRPSLREYEIPYLAQSTLPIENQIFIDDLYISFKNNRIVLRSKKLNKEVMPYLSNAHNYSAHSLPVYHFLSDLNAQDRRVGIYFNWGDLKKIYYFLPRVEYKNSILSKAQWRITDEHIIDVSQLISDEELFLQSLKEWREIRKIPNWIRWVKSDNTLTLNLDNYEMAKLFVQTIKSKKSIFIEEFLYDADDFSHQFIFPLYRNQ; encoded by the coding sequence ATGCCACAATTTCCCTATTCATTTTTTGACCAATATGTGGTCCGCACACCTCACTATTCAAATAAAGAATTTCTAGAAAATTCAAGTAAGAGGTTTTTTAGTGATGAAGAATTGATAGAAATCTGTAAACGGCCTTCTTTTCAGGAATCTATTTACCTGGCATCTCCAAATCTTTATGAAGAAATTAATCAATGGCTCGATTCAGGGAAAAAGCTTGCGCCTAAAAAACAAGATAAACTGAAAAGTACTGTAATAAAATATTATGGTCGTATGAGTACACGATGTACGCCATTCGGTTTGTTTTCAGGTATAGGGTTGGGTGAATTTAAACATACTGTTAAAAAGCATGATGGAGGAACGAAAATTCGTCAAACTAATTTAGATATGTATTTCTTGGTTGCATTAGCTGATTATTTAGTTAACGTGCCAGAAATTAAAAGTAAGCTTTTATTCTTTCCTAACAACAGTATTCATATAATTGGAAATAAAATTCGCTTTATTGAATACGAGTTTCGTAATGGAAAAAGAGATTATATAATATCATCGGCCCCACTTTCTGACGAACTTAAGAAAGTATTATATTACGTAAAGGAAGGACGAACAATTATTGAAATTGCAGAAATACTAATTGAAGAGGATATAACCATAACAGAGGCTATCGGTTTTGTTGAAGAACTTATTGAAAACCAGGTTTTAATAAGTGAAATAGATCCTAATGTTTCCGGGAATGATTTTTTAGATGAACTAATTTCTGTACTTGATAAAATTGGGGCAAAAGTTGAAATTGGGGTTTTGACATCTATTAAAGATAAGTTGAGTGGCTTAGATGATTGTTTTGGAAATCACATTGGCGTTTATAGTGAGATTGAAAACCTGATCAAAAGTTTTGGAATAGAATACGAAAACAAATATCTTTTTCAGACTGATATGTATTTTTCAGATCAATTTGCATTGCCGGTCTTTTGGAAAAAAGAACTTAAAGAAACAATCAGTTTTCTAAATAAGATCTCTTTGAAAAATAATGATACTAATTTTGATAGGTTTAAAAAAGCATTTTATAATAGATTTGAAAGTGAGGAGATTCCATTATTATATGCTCTGGATACAGAAATTGGTATAGGGTATTTGCAAAATGCCAGTGCCAAAGGAGTGCATCCTTATTTAGATGATCTGGTAATTCCTGAAGAAAAAAGGAAGTCAGAGTTGAATGCCAAGTTCAACCCTGTTCAGGTTATTTTAAACAAAAAAGTTCAGGAAAGCATCCTAACAAATAGTTATGCGATTAAGCTTTCCGACCAAGATTTCGAGGGCTTTGATGAAAATTGGGGAGATTTACCAGACACTATCTCCTTCATGGCTGAAATAATAGTTGCTGAAGATCAGGAAAAATTATACATATCCAGTAGTGGAGGTGCGAGTGCAGCTAACTTGCTGGGCAGGTTTTGTTCAGAAAAATCGGATATAAAAAATTTAACGAAAGCAATTGCTGAAAAAGAATCAGAATTAAATAAGAATGTTATTCATGCAGAGATTATTCATTTGCCAGAAGCAAGGATAGGAAATGTGATTAGAAGACCATCTTTACGAGAATATGAAATTCCTTATCTGGCACAATCCACTTTACCTATAGAGAATCAGATTTTTATTGATGATTTATATATTTCTTTTAAGAATAATAGGATTGTCTTGCGTTCTAAAAAATTAAATAAAGAAGTTATGCCTTATCTGAGCAATGCACATAATTATTCTGCTCATTCTTTACCTGTTTATCATTTTTTATCCGATCTTAATGCCCAGGATCGTAGAGTTGGTATATATTTCAATTGGGGGGATTTAAAAAAAATCTATTATTTCCTTCCAAGAGTAGAGTACAAGAATAGCATTCTCTCTAAGGCCCAATGGCGTATTACGGATGAGCATATAATTGACGTGAGCCAGTTAATTAGTGATGAAGAATTGTTTTTACAGAGCTTAAAAGAGTGGAGAGAAATTCGAAAAATTCCTAACTGGATACGGTGGGTTAAGTCAGACAATACTTTGACTTTAAACCTGGATAATTACGAAATGGCCAAGCTTTTTGTACAAACAATAAAAAGCAAAAAATCAATATTCATTGAGGAGTTTTTATATGATGCTGATGATTTTAGTCATCAGTTTATATTTCCTCTTTATAGGAATCAATAG
- a CDS encoding DUF3810 domain-containing protein, with amino-acid sequence MDTKNIHTYKKKRFWAGILLAQFFLFFAFSKSQLFISVFEKFFELQKVFHQIIFSWIPFSFGDVLYVLLGIVCLYLIFQLFNRKKRNSSLLKFLVLINLFYFSYQVSWGMLYFQTPIIKKLRNQERPNIEKARRLALIYLEKCKSTRQLVSEDKNGIFVIRNSKIIQKEILSQQLMLPQYISDKKVTAVNSIKPSLFKDIMNFTGILGYYNPFTAEAQYNSKLPSSFIPFTLAHETSHQLGFAREQEANFIGYLVGINSKNSDLRYSTEYFTLKSLLRFIAEEDPAFAKAVIKNYSSGMKRDRLYEKSFILKHQGWLDDFFGFTNNLFLQSNQQEGSVTYSYFIDLLLNYEQ; translated from the coding sequence GTGGACACTAAAAATATACATACATATAAGAAAAAAAGATTTTGGGCAGGTATATTACTTGCCCAATTCTTTTTGTTTTTTGCGTTTTCAAAATCACAATTATTCATTTCTGTTTTTGAAAAGTTTTTTGAACTACAAAAGGTATTTCATCAGATTATATTCTCATGGATCCCTTTCTCATTTGGAGATGTTTTATACGTCCTACTGGGCATTGTCTGTCTATACCTTATTTTCCAGCTTTTCAACAGGAAAAAGAGAAATAGTTCCTTACTAAAATTTTTAGTACTGATTAATCTCTTTTATTTTTCTTATCAGGTTTCATGGGGAATGCTATATTTTCAGACCCCGATTATTAAAAAATTAAGAAATCAGGAAAGACCCAATATAGAAAAAGCCAGAAGGCTGGCTTTGATATATCTTGAAAAATGTAAATCTACCCGACAACTTGTGTCCGAGGATAAAAACGGAATCTTTGTGATCCGTAATTCAAAAATCATTCAAAAAGAAATTCTTTCGCAGCAATTAATGCTTCCCCAGTACATTTCAGATAAAAAAGTAACGGCAGTAAATTCAATCAAACCGAGTTTATTCAAGGATATAATGAATTTCACAGGCATCCTAGGGTACTATAATCCATTTACTGCAGAAGCACAATACAATTCCAAGCTTCCCTCTTCGTTTATTCCATTTACTCTAGCCCATGAAACTTCCCATCAATTAGGATTCGCAAGAGAGCAAGAAGCCAACTTCATCGGATATCTGGTTGGTATTAACTCTAAAAATTCAGATTTGCGATACAGCACTGAATATTTTACATTAAAAAGTCTTTTAAGGTTTATTGCAGAGGAAGACCCTGCGTTTGCAAAAGCAGTAATAAAAAATTATTCTTCTGGGATGAAAAGGGATCGCTTATATGAAAAGAGCTTTATTTTAAAACATCAGGGATGGCTTGATGACTTCTTTGGTTTTACGAATAATTTATTTTTACAAAGCAATCAACAGGAAGGCTCCGTAACCTATTCCTATTTCATTGATTTACTGTTGAATTATGAACAATAA
- a CDS encoding GtrA family protein encodes MRELILRQKQILFFIIAGGLSAVMEIGSFKIFSTYLPQFLHSETNFHGIHYPLSNIFSTCCGIISNYFLSIWFVFERGKHSKRKEFAYFMIISFISTLLSLSFFQIFYSFVFKDNINLIFYTLSPEILSKIAAILLVSILNYSVKKKVIFNG; translated from the coding sequence ATGAGAGAATTAATACTACGTCAGAAACAAATATTGTTCTTCATAATAGCAGGAGGACTCAGTGCTGTTATGGAGATAGGAAGTTTTAAGATCTTCAGCACATATCTTCCTCAATTTTTGCATTCGGAAACAAATTTTCATGGAATCCATTATCCATTGAGTAATATTTTTTCTACCTGCTGCGGAATTATCAGCAATTATTTTTTAAGCATCTGGTTTGTTTTTGAAAGAGGAAAACATTCAAAAAGAAAAGAATTTGCCTATTTTATGATTATCTCTTTTATTTCAACACTACTCAGCCTTAGTTTCTTTCAAATATTTTACAGCTTTGTATTTAAAGATAATATCAATTTAATTTTTTATACCTTGAGTCCAGAAATTCTGAGTAAGATCGCTGCGATTTTATTGGTTTCAATTCTTAATTATTCTGTCAAGAAGAAAGTAATTTTTAATGGTTAG
- a CDS encoding lysophospholipid acyltransferase family protein, with the protein MVKILNYLWRFWLLILAFFLTIIFGIPVYILSFSKKHYRYAYQFIRFWCYGMFYGMGLRYELINLTDKKIDRKKQYVVISNHTSIMDIMLPCILFPHHPLCYVGKKELVKIPIFGTIYKRICVMVDRSSARSRADVYRRCAEKMEEGNSIVIFPEGGVPDDTSILLDEFKDGPFTLSTKHQSPIAVFTFIGLKEMFPFDNSKGHPGKVKVYFNDIMEPSASQKDMKTQAFNEIKKTLLERSI; encoded by the coding sequence GTGGTAAAGATTTTAAATTATTTGTGGAGATTCTGGCTTCTGATATTAGCCTTTTTTTTAACGATCATTTTTGGAATACCTGTTTATATTTTATCCTTTAGCAAAAAACACTACAGATATGCCTATCAGTTTATCCGCTTTTGGTGTTACGGAATGTTTTATGGTATGGGGCTTCGCTATGAGCTGATTAATCTTACGGATAAAAAGATTGACAGAAAAAAACAATATGTAGTTATTTCCAACCATACCTCTATAATGGATATTATGCTTCCATGCATTCTATTTCCACATCACCCTCTTTGTTATGTAGGAAAAAAGGAGTTAGTGAAAATTCCTATTTTCGGCACCATCTATAAAAGGATCTGCGTTATGGTAGACCGAAGTAGTGCCAGAAGCCGTGCAGATGTTTATAGAAGATGTGCTGAAAAAATGGAAGAGGGAAATAGTATTGTTATTTTTCCGGAAGGCGGTGTGCCTGACGACACGTCTATTCTTCTGGACGAATTCAAAGACGGACCTTTTACCTTATCTACAAAACATCAGTCTCCGATAGCAGTCTTTACTTTTATTGGCTTGAAAGAAATGTTTCCCTTCGATAATTCTAAAGGCCACCCCGGTAAAGTAAAGGTTTATTTCAATGATATTATGGAGCCTTCGGCATCTCAAAAGGATATGAAAACGCAAGCTTTTAACGAAATAAAAAAAACCTTGCTAGAACGCTCTATTTAA
- a CDS encoding thiopeptide-type bacteriocin biosynthesis protein, giving the protein METETIRKFTPGNEWIYFKIYTGIKTADYILDEAIKPLADYLLQSNIISKWFFIRYHDPQSHIRVRFKLNSAGGYDEILKKINKSLEDYTVSGEISNILIDTYSREIERYGEHTIEDAETLFSFNSSLVLDCLYMDDEEKILLSLFHIDKTLDMLHLSVEEKLSWLKDYNYAFKKEFNSDKSLNSQLDKKYREIKPRLIDYFLSDNYRTIRNRIVYSITNSSQVFDNINQSVEFKGQSFFQSIFHMNINRLFASDQRIFEMIIYDYLHRYYKSILFTNRPN; this is encoded by the coding sequence ATGGAAACTGAAACTATAAGAAAATTTACTCCTGGTAATGAATGGATATACTTTAAAATCTATACCGGAATAAAAACAGCAGATTATATTTTAGATGAAGCAATCAAGCCTTTAGCTGATTATCTTCTACAAAGCAATATCATTTCAAAATGGTTTTTTATCAGATATCATGATCCTCAATCACATATACGGGTTAGATTTAAATTAAATAGTGCTGGAGGCTATGATGAAATTTTAAAAAAAATAAACAAAAGTCTAGAGGATTATACGGTGAGTGGAGAAATCTCTAATATTCTCATTGATACTTATAGTAGGGAGATTGAAAGGTACGGTGAACATACTATTGAAGACGCAGAAACCTTATTCTCTTTCAATAGTAGTTTAGTTTTGGATTGTTTATATATGGATGATGAAGAGAAAATTTTATTAAGTCTTTTTCATATTGATAAAACATTGGATATGCTTCATCTTTCTGTTGAGGAAAAACTTAGTTGGCTTAAAGACTATAATTATGCATTTAAGAAAGAATTTAATTCTGATAAAAGCCTCAATAGCCAGCTGGATAAAAAATACAGAGAAATTAAGCCTAGATTAATTGACTACTTTCTTTCAGATAATTATAGAACAATAAGAAATAGGATTGTTTATAGTATTACTAACAGTAGCCAAGTATTTGACAATATTAATCAATCCGTAGAGTTTAAGGGGCAAAGTTTTTTTCAAAGTATATTCCATATGAACATTAATAGACTTTTTGCTTCCGATCAAAGAATATTTGAAATGATTATATATGATTATTTACACAGATATTATAAAAGTATTCTTTTTACAAATAGACCAAATTAG
- a CDS encoding MFS transporter, whose product MSNYSKQTNWGQFIPLVTVFFFWGFVAASNDILIPVFQKAFNLSQTESMLVQICFYVAYTVGSLIYMVISKGIKQDLVNRIGYKNGLIAGLLISAAGTLLFYPAANLGSFPLMISGLFIVGLGFSLQQIVANPLAIEVGPTETGSQRLTMAGGINNLGTTIGPLIVSFAIFGSAAAANTEASIESVKTPYLILGVAFVLVAIMLKFSSLPAVTPTNLEDTDDAVPGEHRKSAFQYPQLVLGMIAIFVYVGVEVSTASNLPAYMEKHLGFATKDVAPYISLYWASLMIGRWTGAVEAFDLSAGFKKILRFLAPYLAFGVFLLVNAIAKHDLNHFYVYAFIIIAMIICDILSKGNPARMLLIFSCAGITALLIGMFTTGMVSVYAFTSVGLFCSTLWPCIFALAINGLGKHTNQGSGYLIMMIMGGGIVSIIQGYVADLTSIHFSYIVGVICFAYLAFYAIRVSGILRSQGIDLDKISKGSGH is encoded by the coding sequence ATGTCGAATTATTCTAAACAAACTAATTGGGGACAGTTTATCCCATTAGTCACTGTATTTTTTTTCTGGGGATTTGTTGCAGCAAGTAATGATATTTTGATCCCAGTCTTCCAAAAAGCTTTTAACTTAAGTCAAACCGAAAGTATGCTGGTGCAGATCTGTTTTTATGTCGCCTATACTGTCGGTTCTTTAATTTATATGGTTATTTCTAAAGGTATTAAGCAAGACCTGGTTAACAGAATCGGATACAAAAATGGATTAATTGCCGGGCTTCTTATTTCTGCCGCTGGAACCCTATTATTTTATCCAGCAGCCAATTTGGGATCGTTCCCACTGATGATATCAGGTTTGTTTATTGTTGGATTAGGTTTTTCTTTACAACAAATCGTAGCCAACCCATTGGCAATTGAGGTAGGACCTACTGAAACCGGATCACAAAGGTTAACAATGGCAGGAGGAATCAATAACCTGGGAACTACAATTGGACCACTGATTGTTTCTTTTGCTATTTTCGGATCTGCCGCTGCTGCCAATACAGAAGCGAGCATAGAAAGTGTAAAAACGCCTTATTTAATATTAGGAGTGGCCTTTGTTTTAGTTGCAATCATGCTTAAATTCTCCTCTCTTCCAGCAGTTACTCCAACCAATTTAGAAGACACAGATGACGCTGTTCCGGGAGAACATAGAAAATCAGCTTTTCAATATCCACAGCTGGTACTTGGAATGATCGCTATTTTTGTTTACGTGGGTGTAGAAGTTTCTACAGCGAGTAACTTACCTGCTTATATGGAGAAACATTTAGGTTTTGCAACAAAAGATGTTGCTCCTTACATATCTTTATATTGGGCTTCTCTAATGATTGGTCGTTGGACCGGTGCTGTTGAAGCTTTTGATCTGAGTGCCGGATTTAAAAAGATTTTACGATTTCTAGCTCCTTATTTAGCTTTTGGTGTATTTTTACTAGTAAATGCAATCGCAAAACACGATCTCAATCATTTTTATGTTTATGCGTTTATTATCATAGCAATGATCATCTGTGACATTCTGAGTAAGGGAAATCCAGCCAGGATGCTTCTTATATTTTCCTGCGCAGGAATTACCGCTTTATTAATAGGAATGTTTACTACAGGAATGGTTTCAGTATATGCCTTCACAAGCGTAGGATTATTCTGTTCAACACTCTGGCCTTGTATTTTCGCTTTGGCTATCAATGGTCTTGGTAAGCATACAAACCAAGGTTCCGGATACCTGATCATGATGATTATGGGAGGGGGAATAGTAAGTATTATTCAAGGTTATGTAGCCGACCTCACCTCTATTCATTTCAGTTATATTGTAGGTGTAATCTGCTTTGCTTATCTGGCATTCTATGCAATCCGTGTAAGTGGAATCTTAAGATCTCAGGGAATTGATCTTGACAAAATTTCAAAAGGTAGTGGACACTAA
- a CDS encoding CocE/NonD family hydrolase, which translates to MKIKLVIIVLFFINTMSAQKIYFSAKAANDSLILEKNISDFAAKSVGKYEKSKGLDSLEKQLKLEILAGRFKNAVTTIGKYRNVFANSKYACTRFVNYEIYALAKDIEKNERAVFPKALEKAFNIKYAELPEKYSFRVAEIFSEDIPLQRTKLKKGLMALKNDSIANAAALGLAMSYLDLKVSSQIQSKVTDLLILKDKERYTIESFNLKTSGGGNVEITIMRRKGNEKPLPVILTNNIYAGKYDYAVGKRAVAYDYVGVVVNTRGKRNSPDEIEPFEHESHDLYDVVDWISKQPWCNGKVGMIGGSYLGFSQWGAVKKLHPALKTIVPQVSVGIGIDYPMTNNVFMSYMLQWIAYVTNNKLTDESDFRNFAKWDSINTAWYKSGKSFRALNSVKGIRDKIFQRWLDHPSYDKFWKDMVPYKEDFSKINIPVLTTTGFYDDDQLGAMYYFREHLKYNKNANHYVVMGPYDHGGAQSYGVNILRGYKVDPVARINISDLAFSWFDYILKDGMKPELLKDKINIQIMDTNEWLHVPALEKSHNSKLKLYFTKKENEQLVLTKDKPGVLNSTKQTVDFKNRDDKDVYFKVGKSDSIKINNSLVYQTEVLDKDLIISGAFNAQIKAALNKKDMDITISLIQIKPDNKIFFLSDFLGRASYAENREKRRLLEPGKIETIPVVNSMFVSKKIPKGSKLVVILGVNKNSAYQVNYGTGKDVSEETIDDATEPLNIEWYNDSYIEIPTIEK; encoded by the coding sequence ATGAAAATAAAACTGGTAATTATCGTATTGTTCTTTATCAATACCATGTCAGCACAAAAAATATACTTTTCAGCAAAGGCTGCAAATGATTCCTTAATTCTCGAAAAAAATATTTCAGATTTTGCTGCCAAGTCAGTTGGGAAATATGAAAAATCTAAAGGATTAGATTCTTTGGAAAAGCAACTGAAATTGGAAATTTTAGCAGGTCGTTTTAAAAACGCCGTTACAACTATTGGGAAATACAGAAATGTTTTTGCAAACAGTAAATATGCCTGTACCAGATTTGTTAACTATGAAATATATGCTTTAGCTAAAGATATTGAAAAAAATGAAAGAGCGGTTTTTCCAAAAGCACTGGAAAAAGCTTTTAATATTAAATATGCTGAGCTTCCTGAAAAATATTCATTCCGGGTGGCTGAAATCTTTAGTGAAGATATTCCATTACAGAGAACAAAATTGAAAAAAGGCTTGATGGCACTGAAGAATGATAGTATTGCGAATGCGGCAGCATTGGGGCTTGCTATGAGTTACCTGGATCTAAAGGTTTCTTCTCAAATTCAATCTAAAGTGACAGACCTTTTAATTTTAAAAGATAAAGAAAGATATACGATTGAGTCATTTAATTTAAAAACAAGCGGTGGGGGCAATGTTGAAATAACAATTATGCGTAGGAAAGGGAATGAAAAACCTTTGCCGGTTATTCTTACCAATAATATCTATGCCGGAAAATATGATTATGCTGTTGGAAAAAGAGCTGTAGCATACGATTATGTCGGAGTGGTTGTAAATACGCGTGGGAAGAGAAATAGTCCGGATGAAATAGAGCCTTTCGAGCATGAATCGCATGATCTTTATGATGTAGTCGACTGGATCAGTAAACAGCCGTGGTGTAACGGAAAAGTTGGGATGATTGGTGGTAGTTACTTAGGCTTCAGTCAGTGGGGAGCCGTGAAAAAACTACATCCAGCGCTAAAAACAATTGTACCTCAGGTTTCCGTAGGAATTGGAATTGATTATCCGATGACTAATAATGTATTTATGAGCTATATGCTGCAATGGATAGCATATGTCACTAACAACAAATTAACAGATGAATCTGATTTCCGGAATTTTGCAAAATGGGATTCTATTAATACAGCTTGGTATAAAAGCGGAAAGTCCTTTAGAGCTCTTAATTCTGTAAAAGGTATAAGAGATAAAATTTTTCAAAGATGGCTGGACCATCCAAGCTACGATAAATTTTGGAAAGATATGGTCCCTTACAAAGAAGATTTTTCAAAAATTAATATTCCTGTTCTTACCACAACGGGGTTTTATGATGACGATCAGCTTGGAGCGATGTACTATTTCCGGGAACATCTTAAATATAATAAAAATGCCAATCACTATGTTGTAATGGGGCCTTACGATCATGGAGGAGCTCAAAGTTATGGTGTAAATATATTAAGAGGATATAAAGTAGATCCTGTGGCTAGAATCAATATAAGCGATCTCGCTTTCTCTTGGTTTGATTATATTCTGAAAGACGGGATGAAACCTGAACTTTTAAAAGACAAGATAAATATTCAAATAATGGACACTAATGAGTGGCTCCATGTACCTGCCTTAGAAAAATCGCATAATAGTAAACTAAAGCTTTATTTCACAAAAAAAGAAAATGAACAATTGGTTTTGACTAAAGATAAACCTGGTGTATTGAATTCAACAAAACAAACAGTTGATTTTAAAAATAGAGACGATAAAGATGTATATTTTAAAGTAGGAAAAAGTGATAGTATAAAGATAAATAATTCTCTTGTTTATCAGACAGAGGTATTGGATAAAGATCTTATTATTAGTGGTGCATTTAATGCACAGATAAAAGCGGCTCTGAATAAAAAAGATATGGATATTACAATATCCTTAATCCAGATAAAGCCAGATAATAAAATATTCTTTTTATCCGACTTTCTTGGAAGGGCCAGCTACGCTGAAAACAGAGAAAAAAGACGTCTTCTTGAGCCTGGAAAAATTGAAACCATTCCGGTCGTAAATTCGATGTTTGTTAGTAAAAAAATACCTAAAGGAAGTAAATTGGTTGTAATTTTAGGAGTAAACAAGAATTCAGCATATCAGGTCAATTATGGTACTGGAAAGGATGTAAGTGAAGAAACAATTGATGATGCTACAGAACCATTGAATATTGAATGGTATAATGATAGTTATATAGAAATTCCAACTATCGAAAAGTAG